In Exiguobacterium sp. 9-2, the genomic window TGCGATCATTCGCTCCGTTTCTTGTAATGCTGCCAGTTGAGCTAAGACGTTTGCATGGTGTGCTTCAAACAACGCAAGGCGTTCGCGGGTCGTATCCTGCTCGCCGTGAGCAAGAAACAGTGACACATACGTACGGATTTGCTCGATCGGCATATGCGTTTCACGTAAGCGGAGGACAAATCGAAGCCACGTCACGTCTTGGTCGTCATAACGTCGTTGACCATTCTGGCGCTTCGGAAAGAGTAATCCTTCTTTCTCATAATAGCGAATCGTATGGGCACTCGTCATCGTCAGTCGACTGATTTCAGAAATCGTATACATGAATCTCACCTTTCTGCTTGACTTAGAGTTCACTCTAAGGATTAGACTCTGACTATACCAAATCGAAAAGGGGATATGCTAGATGAAGTACACGGTCATTACAGGAGCAAGTTCAGGAATTGGGTATGAGACGGCAAAACTACTCGCAGGAAAAGGAAAGTCACTCGTCCTCGTCGCGCGCCGGACGTCAGAGCTCGAAAAACTTCGGGATGAAGTCAAACAGATTTCACCAGACAGTGATGTCATCCTCAAGTCGATCGACCTTTCTGATAACCAAAACGTTCATGATCTTTATGAAGGCTTAAAAGAACTTGAAATTGAAACATGGATCAATAATGCTGGGTTTGGTGATTTTGATCTCGTCCAGGATATCGATCTCGGGAAAATCGAAAAGATGCTCCGCTTGAACATCGAGGCGCTGACGATTCTGTCGAGCCTGTTCGTCCGCGACCATCATGATGTCGAAGGAACGACGCT contains:
- a CDS encoding SDR family NAD(P)-dependent oxidoreductase, yielding MKYTVITGASSGIGYETAKLLAGKGKSLVLVARRTSELEKLRDEVKQISPDSDVILKSIDLSDNQNVHDLYEGLKELEIETWINNAGFGDFDLVQDIDLGKIEKMLRLNIEALTILSSLFVRDHHDVEGTTLVNISSAGGYRIVPNAVTYCATKFYVSAYTEGLAQELQKGGAKLRAKVLAPAATETEFADRSRGEVGFDYSKNVKKYHTAAEMAGFLHQLIESDAIVGIVDGETYEFELRGPLFNYAG
- a CDS encoding MerR family transcriptional regulator, with translation MYTISEISRLTMTSAHTIRYYEKEGLLFPKRQNGQRRYDDQDVTWLRFVLRLRETHMPIEQIRTYVSLFLAHGEQDTTRERLALFEAHHANVLAQLAALQETERMIAEKVDTYRRLHPTIPAPDVIQSSENASVN